From Hemiscyllium ocellatum isolate sHemOce1 chromosome 40, sHemOce1.pat.X.cur, whole genome shotgun sequence, one genomic window encodes:
- the LOC132834496 gene encoding uncharacterized protein LOC132834496, whose protein sequence is MVTMCFPPTLLLLLTLTPHLLASGPSVTPIQVLAHTSVSKQTSGRPPEVTTPGKVENANNTEPQATRATTTGVMIQDGGTPEVTTEEGETSEVTTAEGEISGVMTPGLTTRQRSTITTTTTTERMTQKVTSRTTRKVTSRTTLQTTSMKPSWMRHEQQISVKVTDPPSQMWIVLILCLVFITLLILLVSACRKLQDFGGQGSYYPCHLDRERYVNAEEGEGTGDGQPRAMRWVFLSAVRRMLPWRSSPLLSNDENDEEAEWEQGGGGEEGVEGEVVQGRGSSEAQPEGDSQREDTDHSDSDDYSSLGGLDLRERAVREEESEEKGQEEGSGREPSEGGHHSPSGDELLSDIHSFSGTAQWSDTNHDITAL, encoded by the coding sequence ATGGTCACCATGTGTTTTCCCCCtaccctcctcctgctgctgacCCTGACTCCCCACCTCTTGGCCTCAGGACCCTCTGTAACCCCAATACAGGTCTTAGCCCACACCTCCGTCAGCAAACAGACCTCTGGACGGCCTCCAGAGGTCACAACCCCTGGCAAGGTGGAAAATGCCAATAACACTGAGCCCCAGGCCACCAGGGCAACCACGACGGGGGTCATGATCCAAGACGGAGGGACTCCAGAGGTCACGACTGAGGAGGGAGAGACATCGGAGGTCACGACTGCAGAGGGAGAGATATCGGGGGTCATGACTCCAGGATTGACCACCAGGCAGAGATCTACAATCACGACCACCACAACAACCGAGAGGATGACCCAGAAGGTGACCTCCAGGACGACCCGGAAGGTGACCTCCAGGACGACCCTGCAGACGACCTCCATGAAGCCCTCGTGGATGAGACATGAACAGCAGATCTCAGTCAAAGTGACTGACCCTCCCAGTCAGATGTGGATAGTCTTAATCCTGTGTCTGGTTTTCATCACTCTCCTCATCCTCCTGGTCAGTGCCTGCAGGAAGCTGCAGGATTTTGGGGGTCAAGGCTCCTACTATCCCTGTCACCTGGACAGGGAGCGGTACGTCAAtgctgaggagggagaggggacagGGGATGGACAGCCCAGAGCAATGAGGTGGGTCTTCCTCAGTGCTGTCCGCCGAATGCTCCCCTGGAGGTCCTCGCCGTTACTGAGCAATGATGAGAATGACGAGGAGGCGGAGTGGgagcaggggggagggggggaggagggagtggaAGGGGAGGTGGTCCAGGGAAGAGGCAGCAGTGAGGCGCAGCCAGAGGGAGACAGCCAACGGGAGGACACCGATCACTCCGACAGCGATGACTACTCCAGCCTCGGAGGGCTAGacctgagggagagggcagtccgggaggaggagagtgaggagaAGGGGCAGGAGGAGGGGTCAGGCAGAGAGCCGAGCGAGGGTGGCCATCACTCCCCCAGTGGGGATGAGCTCCTCAGTGACATCCACTCTTTCTCTGGCACAGCCCAGTGGTCAGACACCAACCACGATATCACTGCcctgtga